A genomic stretch from Falco cherrug isolate bFalChe1 chromosome 3, bFalChe1.pri, whole genome shotgun sequence includes:
- the MAD2L2 gene encoding mitotic spindle assembly checkpoint protein MAD2B, translating to MTTLTRQDLNFGQVVADVLSEFLEVAVHLILYVREVYPIGIFQKRKKYNVPVQMSCHPELNQYIQDTLHCVKPLLEKNDVEKVVVVILDKEHHPVERFVFEITQPPLLSISSESLLSHVEQLLRAFILKISVCDAVLDNNPPGCTFTVLVHTREAATRNMEKIQVIKDFPWILADEQDVHMHEPRLIPLKTMTSDILKMQLYVEERAHKGT from the exons ATGACCACTCTCACGCGGCAGGACCTTAACTTTGGGCAAG tggttGCAGATGTTCTTTCAGAATTTCTGGAAGTCGCTGTGCACCTTATCTTATATGTCAGAGAAGTTTACCCTATTGGGAtctttcagaagaggaaaaaatacaatgtaCCTGTCCAG ATGTCCTGCCACCCGGAGCTGAACCAGTACATCCAGGACACGCTGCACTGTGTGAAGCCACTGCTCGAGAAG AATGACGTGGAGAAAGTTGTAGTTGTAATCCTGGATAAAGAGCACCACCCTGTGGAGAGATTTGTCTTTGAGATCACCCAGCCACCCCTCCTTTCCATTAG TTCAGAGTCCCTGCTGTCCCATGTGGAGCAGCTACTGCGTGCCTTCATCCTGAAGATCAGCGTGTGCGATGCTGTGCTTGACAACAACCCCCCAG GTTGCACCTTCACGGTTCTGGTTCACACACGGGAGGCTGCCACACGGAACATGGAGAAGATCCAGGTGATAAAG GATTTCCCGTGGATCCTCGCTGATGAACAAGACGTGCACATGCATGAACCCCGGCTTATTCCCCTGAAAACAATGACATCTGATATCTTAAAG ATGCAGCTATATGTAGAAGAGCGAGCCCACAAAGGCACTTGA
- the LOC102057345 gene encoding F-box only protein 6, translating into MARPRHRGSPRPYRRSPLPPAPPQGAPGPRLPRALMSVTAGPGPADKGQGRRGRGGEGPAPGPAPPPARPRPASCAAPPRPLRKGRRSHPCPESAAGRAQVGRGAGGARPRPGGGRCAVPRSLAQTLLVSRNRRCPGVPGAAAVGAMTTICDLPEDVLVELLSLLPARDLLRTCRLVCAQWRAVVDLTTLWKRKCQREGFYLQNLDRSISDWKIFYILCSLKRNLIKNPCAEENFQHWKLDKNEGDKWKIEHLPGPHGKEMPGSKVHKYFVTSYGPCFKSQLITLQKEGYWNQLMDEKRPEIVVKDWYAARFDCGCRYELTVRLLSEDYIVLEEFRPEPVVIEQWNDAAWREISHTFQNYPAGVRYIWFQHGGQDTQFWAGWYGIRVTNSSITIGPLTLL; encoded by the exons ATGGCACGGCCCCGCCACCGGGGCAGCCCCCGTCCCTACCGacgctcccccctgccccccgccccgccgcaggGAGCCCCCGGGCCGCGCTTACCTCGGGCGCTGATGTCGGTGACGGCTGGGCCGGGCCCCGCTGATAAAGGGcagggccggcgggggcgggggggggaaggccCCGCCCctggccccgccccgcctcctgcgcggccccgccccgcctcctgcgcggccccgccccgcccgctgcGGAAGGGCCGCCGCTCACATCCGTGTCCGGAGTCCGCCGCGGGCCGAGCCCaggtggggcggggggcggggggggcacgGCCCCGtcccggcggggggcggtgcgCGGTCCCGCGGTCCCTCGCGCAAACGCTGCTTGTCTCCCGCAACCGTCGGTGCCCCGGGGTCCCCGGCGCGGCGGCTGTCGGGGCCATGACGACCATCTGCGACCTGCCCGAGGACgtgctggtggagctgctgTCGCTGCTGCCGGCCCGGGACCTGCTCCGCACCTGCAGGCTGGTCTGCGCGCagtggcgggccgtggtggacctGACCACCCTGTGGAAGCGCAAGTGCCAGCGCGAGGGCTTCTACCTTCAGAATCTGGACAGAAGCATCTCCGACTGGAAGATCTTCTATATTCTCTGCAGCTTGAAGAGGAACTTAATCAAAAACCCCTGTGCTGAAg AGAACTTTCAGCACTGGAAACTTGACAAGAATGAAGGAGATAAATGGAAGATTGAGCATCTGCCTGGACCTCATGGAAAAGAGATGCCAGGCTCCAAAGTACACAAATACTTTGTCACTTCATATGG GCCATGCTTCAAATCTCAACTCATTACCCTGCAGAAAGAAGGATACTGGAATCAGTTGATGGATGAGAAACGGCCTGAAATTGTAGTCAAGGACTG GTATGCTGCCAGATTTGACTGCGGGTGTCGCTATGAGCTTACAGTGAGGCTGCTCTCTGAAGACTACATTGTCCTTGAGGAGTTCCGCCCTGAGCCAGTGGTTATAGAGCAGTGGAATGATGCAGCATGGAGAGAG aTTTCTCACACCTTCCAGAATTACCCAGCTGGAGTACGTTACATCTGGTTTCAGCACGGAGGCCAAGACACCCAGTTCTGGGCAGGATGGTACGGGATCCGAGTGACAAACAGCAGCATCACCATTGGGCCCCTGACATTGTTATGA